A genomic segment from Phragmites australis chromosome 6, lpPhrAust1.1, whole genome shotgun sequence encodes:
- the LOC133923233 gene encoding mitotic spindle checkpoint protein BUBR1-like, translated as MAAAAAAAAAEQLMVLDEETLALMGGHVAVAPSTELEASKENVRPLKRGRDVVLLNRALKARADPAQRAALLSERRRMIEAIEEYRGEDPLQPWLDCIRWVQESFPAGGECSGLVVMYEQCVRAFWHDERYKNDLRYLKVWLEYAGNCADAEVIFRFLEANKIGQGHAISYMSYASLMESKNKLRKANEIFNLGIERKAKPVEKLEAVYRTFLRRSTKKREHFEDDTVNDNQPVRSFGNDLNLGGRNAENSQLGKPRALQRIDVNRPISVYKDENSLPNQGLDRIRSNKENNMSWRTLGAQADRNKENNMVPSKWTSHKVPQKLGARAAVQSTQANSIEVFVDDEYAQEPARQVPKSPNPSVLKLRQAASKHLKKETELLKENPLRNFPLSSLR; from the exons cggcggctgcggcggaaCAGCTGATGGTGCTCGACGAGGAGACTCTGGCGCTGATGGGGGGCCACGTCGCAGTGGCTCCGAGCACCGAGTTGGAGGCGTCCAAGGAGAACGTGCGGCCGCTCAAGCGGGGGCGCGACGTGGTCCTCCTCAACCGCGCGCTAAAGGCGCGCGCCGACCCAGCCCAGCGCGCTGCGCTCCTCTCCGAACGGAG GAGGATGATCGAGGCCATCGAAGAGTACCGCGGCGAGGATCCACTCCAACCTTGGCTGGA CTGCATCAGGTGGGTTCAGGAGTCGTTCCCGGCCGgtggggagtgctcggggctggtGGTGATGTACGAGCAGTGCGTGCGGGCCTTCTGGCACGACGAGCGCTACAAGAACGACCTCCGCTACCTCAAAGTGTGGCTGGAATAC GCTGGGAATTGCGCTGACGCCGAGGTGATATTCAGGTTCCTGGAGGCCAACAAGATTGGGCAAGGTCATGCCATTTCCTACATGTCCTATGCGTCGCTGATGGAGTCGAAGAACAAGCTGAGGAAAGCTAACGAGATATTTAACCTTGGTATAGAAAG AAAAGCTAAGCCTGTGGAGAAGTTGGAAGCAGTGTATAGGACATTTCTTCGAAGATCAACAAAAAAGAGGGAACACTTCGAG GATGATACAGTAAATGATAATCAGCCAGTGCGCAGCTTTGGGAATGACTTGAACCTTG GAGGCCGGAATGCAGAGAACTCCCAGCTGGGGAAACCAAGGGCACTGCAAAG AATCGACGTTAACAGACCAATTTCGGTTTACAAAGATGAGAACTCGTTGCCAAATCAGGGCCTTGACAGAATAAGAAGCAACAAAGAAAATAACATGAGCTGGCGCACCCTTGGAGCACAAGCAGATAGGAACAAAGAAAATAACATGGTGCCTTCTAAATGGACGTCGCATAAG GTTCCACAAAAGTTAGGAGCGAGAGCAGCAGTTCAGTCAACTCAAGCCAATTCCATTGAAGTCTTCGTAGACGATGAATATGCACA GGAACCAGCTCGGCAAGTGCCAAAGAGTCCAAATCCTTCTGTTCTGAAGCTCAGGCAAGCAGCAAGCAAACACCTTAAGAA GGAAACTGAACTGCTTAAGGAGAATCCGCTGCGCAACTTCCCTTTGAGCAGCCTTAGATAA